The Verrucomicrobiia bacterium genome window below encodes:
- a CDS encoding methyl-accepting chemotaxis protein codes for MSLRKGFRNIRLAVLLLLVFVVIQAAILWQVCLRGKTAVGGVEAEGLPSLRNVAALQESLALYRLASYEWLFVQEGEKASRAQRADNLRQETAKLIQELKTLFPEGDAAVQVNEVSKAFDSVVAAQANVRSKVDADFQGAMKILDQDLPPLLEKLNQATGKLKDTCYHVSTERVQDAVAGFASIQSNTIGFGLASLFITVLAVVLVSVVASRSRHRISNIVGQLATGSEDVMHAAEGMSETSTKLSDAGSRQAASVEETSASIEEIRSMVQSNSDHANSAKSLAREAYQAAGEGEKDMAELSKAMDEIKASSDNIAKILKSIEEIAFQTNLLALNAAVEAARAGEAGLGFAVVADEVRNLAHRASAAARETAQSIKESLQRSARGVDITRRVATGLEGIVGKARQVDQLVGQIATACSEQAKGIEQINAAMGEIDQVSQMTAHDADASAAASAQLRSQSSDLQAAVAELVAFVDYSQAGGDSADMHVGPAVARGSSETNKSKAVVVRPSANGNLKASSKNGEAEEFVFEEASGARYGNGVHHT; via the coding sequence ATGTCTCTCCGTAAAGGTTTCCGTAACATCCGGCTCGCAGTGCTCCTGCTGCTTGTCTTCGTCGTGATCCAGGCTGCCATCCTTTGGCAGGTCTGCTTGCGCGGCAAGACGGCGGTGGGGGGCGTGGAGGCCGAGGGATTGCCCAGCCTGCGCAACGTTGCCGCCTTGCAAGAGAGCCTCGCACTTTACCGCCTGGCCTCTTACGAATGGCTCTTTGTGCAGGAAGGGGAGAAGGCTTCGCGCGCCCAGCGTGCGGACAATCTCCGTCAAGAAACAGCCAAGCTCATCCAAGAACTGAAGACGCTATTCCCTGAGGGAGATGCGGCTGTGCAGGTCAATGAGGTGAGCAAGGCGTTTGATTCTGTGGTGGCCGCACAGGCTAATGTGCGCTCGAAGGTGGATGCTGATTTCCAAGGGGCCATGAAGATCCTCGACCAGGATCTGCCGCCGCTGCTGGAGAAGCTGAACCAAGCCACGGGCAAGTTGAAAGACACGTGCTATCACGTCTCCACGGAGCGGGTGCAGGACGCAGTCGCGGGTTTCGCATCCATCCAGAGCAATACCATCGGCTTCGGTTTGGCCAGCTTGTTCATCACAGTGCTGGCAGTCGTTTTGGTTTCCGTGGTGGCATCGCGTTCGCGTCATCGTATCTCGAATATCGTGGGGCAGCTTGCCACCGGTTCTGAAGATGTGATGCATGCGGCGGAGGGCATGTCTGAGACGAGCACGAAGCTCTCGGATGCGGGATCGCGTCAGGCAGCTTCTGTCGAAGAGACGAGTGCGTCCATCGAAGAGATCCGCAGCATGGTGCAGAGCAACTCTGATCATGCCAACTCGGCCAAGAGCCTGGCGCGTGAAGCGTATCAGGCTGCAGGTGAAGGCGAGAAGGACATGGCCGAACTCTCCAAGGCGATGGATGAGATCAAGGCTTCGAGCGATAACATCGCCAAGATTTTGAAGAGCATCGAGGAGATCGCTTTCCAGACGAACTTGCTGGCGCTGAACGCTGCGGTGGAAGCCGCGCGTGCCGGTGAAGCGGGGCTGGGATTCGCGGTGGTGGCGGATGAAGTTCGCAATCTCGCGCATCGCGCCAGTGCGGCTGCCCGTGAGACGGCGCAGAGCATCAAAGAGTCTTTGCAGCGCAGTGCACGCGGTGTGGATATCACCCGCCGTGTGGCGACGGGGCTGGAAGGCATCGTCGGCAAGGCGCGGCAGGTGGATCAATTGGTCGGCCAGATCGCCACGGCTTGTTCTGAACAGGCGAAGGGCATCGAGCAGATCAATGCGGCCATGGGCGAGATCGACCAGGTTTCCCAGATGACGGCGCATGATGCGGATGCCAGTGCGGCTGCCTCGGCCCAATTGCGTAGCCAGTCCAGCGACTTGCAGGCGGCGGTCGCGGAACTCGTGGCTTTCGTAGATTACTCTCAAGCGGGAGGCGATTCTGCCGATATGCATGTGGGACCTGCGGTTGCCCGTGGTTCCAGCGAAACCAACAAATCAAAAGCAGTCGTCGTGCGCCCGAGTGCGAACGGCAATCTGAAAGCTTCGTCCAAGAACGGCGAGGCTGAGGAGTTCGTTTTTGAAGAAGCTTCGGGTGCACGGTACGGCAACGGAGTGCACCACACCTGA
- a CDS encoding flagellar motor protein MotB, whose amino-acid sequence MSRKKKGHGHHGGAWKVAYADFVTAMMALFLVLWLTSQDEKIKEAVERSFKNPFNSLTKDSTGLIPSKDAQAVRSSSGNFDSASAMELNMLRKLAQDLVTTLQTNEENPEENPIKMDISPEGMKISVFDKTRRAIFEPDSAKFTEYGQWVFSTLAWQLSRYTSSFNVELEGHTETGRPQQSENYSDWEMTADRANAARRELLKHGVTTEQIRKVAGYADTQPLTDRPSTDAGNRRVTVMLRIKSGNRSVPQT is encoded by the coding sequence ATGAGCAGGAAAAAGAAAGGACATGGGCATCATGGTGGCGCGTGGAAGGTCGCTTATGCGGACTTCGTCACGGCGATGATGGCGCTTTTTCTGGTGCTCTGGCTGACCTCGCAGGATGAGAAGATCAAGGAAGCCGTGGAACGTTCTTTCAAGAATCCGTTCAATTCGCTGACGAAAGATTCCACCGGTTTGATCCCGAGCAAGGATGCGCAGGCAGTGCGTTCCAGCAGCGGCAATTTCGACTCCGCTTCCGCCATGGAGCTGAACATGCTCCGCAAACTGGCGCAGGACCTGGTAACGACGTTGCAGACGAATGAAGAGAACCCGGAAGAGAATCCGATCAAAATGGATATTTCTCCCGAGGGCATGAAGATCAGTGTTTTCGACAAGACGCGGCGCGCCATCTTTGAGCCGGATTCGGCGAAGTTCACGGAATACGGGCAGTGGGTTTTCTCCACGCTGGCGTGGCAACTTTCGCGTTACACCAGTTCCTTCAATGTGGAACTGGAAGGGCATACAGAAACGGGACGTCCTCAGCAGAGCGAGAATTATTCGGACTGGGAGATGACGGCGGATCGCGCCAATGCCGCGAGGCGTGAACTTTTGAAGCATGGTGTGACCACTGAGCAGATCCGCAAGGTGGCGGGATATGCGGACACGCAACCTTTGACGGACCGACCCTCTACGGATGCAGGCAACCGTCGCGTGACGGTGATGCTGCGGATCAAATCAGGCAACCGGTCTGTGCCCCAAACATGA
- a CDS encoding flagellar hook-basal body protein has product MNVSLYQAAAAMTANARWQEVVAGNLAASAQPGFKRQEVTFSAIAAGQSTVGGTAYALPKASVGTSFRPGELRPTSVPTDLALEGKGFFAVRLPDGNEAYTRDGEFHVNSDGALVTKQGYPVMGDSGPIQLDRNSGAPLTISLDGEVRQGADLKGKLKAVDFNNTDLLSPAGGGNFLANDPAIQPVLLDAPVIRQGFLESANTSSVMEMAGLISAMRAFESSQKVVQTQDERMSKAIQELANPN; this is encoded by the coding sequence GTGAACGTGAGCCTATATCAAGCAGCAGCGGCGATGACCGCCAATGCGCGGTGGCAGGAAGTGGTGGCGGGGAATCTCGCCGCCAGCGCGCAGCCGGGTTTCAAGCGGCAGGAAGTGACGTTCAGCGCGATCGCGGCGGGCCAGAGTACAGTGGGTGGAACGGCGTATGCGCTGCCGAAGGCTTCGGTGGGCACGAGCTTCCGTCCTGGTGAGTTGCGTCCGACCAGTGTGCCGACGGATCTGGCTCTGGAAGGTAAAGGATTCTTTGCGGTGCGTTTGCCAGATGGGAATGAGGCTTACACGCGTGATGGTGAATTTCATGTGAACTCGGATGGCGCGCTGGTGACGAAGCAGGGTTATCCAGTGATGGGTGACAGTGGGCCGATTCAACTGGATCGCAACAGCGGTGCGCCGCTCACAATCAGCCTGGATGGCGAAGTGCGTCAGGGCGCTGACTTGAAGGGCAAGTTGAAAGCCGTTGATTTCAATAACACCGATCTGCTCTCGCCTGCTGGTGGTGGAAATTTTCTGGCGAACGATCCAGCGATCCAACCGGTGCTGCTGGATGCACCGGTGATCCGGCAGGGATTTTTGGAGAGCGCCAATACTTCTTCAGTGATGGAGATGGCGGGGCTGATCAGTGCGATGCGCGCTTTTGAATCCAGCCAGAAGGTGGTGCAGACGCAGGACGAGCGCATGAGCAAGGCGATCCAGGAGCTGGCAAACCCGAACTGA
- the flgK gene encoding flagellar hook-associated protein FlgK — protein sequence MLGLFGSLNLGARSLQTQQQGVEVSGHNLANVNTPGYARQRLQISTGMALPTAVGWQGTGALGTAVTQARDAILDRQALREGAIQGSLDSQMKALQFAETYLGEKLDRQASGADGTSSTTSVGAQHGLSEGINSLFAAFQSLSTQPSSLTERQVLLMKATDLTTRFNTTSTRLGELDASLNESLTTEVGSANGLLRDLAALNDRINRAEMSDGTPANDLRDLRQQKLEALAKYVPMDVVETTGGLEISVDGQTLVSGVNQLDSLETYDAGGGRLQVRTVTGATALNLTSGSLAGTIEVRDGAIAQLRNSLNVAAGELISMVNTAHRNGFSLNDTTGADFFTGTNAGNIAVNAALTADPVLLQASGALGNKGDNQTILAMAQLNTSARAALGQQTVFQYFSKTIAAAGQALSSVTAQQSDQKVVVDMLNRQRDSVSGVSLDEEMTDMMKYQKAYTASAKLITTIDEMLDTIIGMKR from the coding sequence ATGCTCGGACTATTCGGTTCACTGAATCTCGGTGCGCGCTCGTTGCAGACCCAGCAACAGGGCGTGGAGGTGTCCGGCCATAACCTGGCGAACGTCAATACGCCTGGCTATGCACGGCAGCGCTTGCAGATCAGCACAGGCATGGCCCTACCTACAGCGGTGGGTTGGCAGGGAACGGGCGCACTGGGCACGGCGGTGACACAGGCGCGCGATGCGATCTTGGACCGGCAGGCTTTGAGAGAGGGGGCGATCCAGGGTTCGTTGGATTCGCAGATGAAGGCGTTGCAGTTCGCGGAGACATATCTGGGTGAGAAGCTGGACCGGCAGGCGAGCGGCGCGGATGGGACGAGTTCGACGACGAGTGTGGGCGCGCAGCATGGTTTGAGTGAGGGAATCAACTCGCTGTTCGCGGCGTTTCAATCTTTGTCCACGCAACCATCCTCTTTGACGGAGCGGCAGGTGTTGCTGATGAAGGCGACAGATTTAACGACGCGGTTCAATACGACGTCCACGCGGTTGGGTGAACTGGATGCTTCGCTGAATGAATCGCTGACGACGGAGGTTGGATCAGCCAATGGGTTGCTGCGCGATTTGGCGGCGTTGAATGACCGGATCAATCGCGCGGAGATGTCTGATGGCACTCCGGCGAATGACTTGCGCGATCTGCGGCAGCAGAAGCTGGAGGCGCTGGCGAAGTACGTGCCGATGGATGTCGTGGAAACGACGGGCGGGTTGGAGATTTCTGTGGATGGGCAGACGTTGGTGAGCGGTGTCAATCAACTGGATTCATTGGAGACGTATGATGCGGGTGGCGGGCGTTTGCAGGTGCGGACGGTGACGGGAGCCACGGCGTTGAACCTGACGAGCGGTTCGCTGGCGGGGACGATCGAGGTGCGTGATGGGGCGATCGCGCAGTTGCGCAATTCTCTCAATGTGGCGGCGGGCGAATTGATCAGCATGGTGAACACGGCGCATCGGAACGGGTTCAGCCTGAACGATACGACGGGCGCAGATTTCTTTACGGGGACGAACGCGGGCAATATCGCGGTGAACGCGGCGCTGACGGCTGATCCGGTGTTGTTGCAGGCATCGGGTGCGCTGGGCAACAAGGGTGATAACCAGACGATTTTGGCGATGGCGCAGTTGAACACGTCAGCCAGGGCGGCGTTGGGCCAGCAGACGGTTTTCCAATATTTTAGCAAGACGATCGCGGCGGCGGGGCAGGCGCTTTCCAGCGTAACCGCACAGCAATCTGACCAGAAGGTGGTGGTGGATATGCTGAATCGCCAGCGTGATTCGGTGAGCGGTGTGTCACTGGATGAAGAGATGACGGACATGATGAAGTACCAGAAGGCTTACACGGCCTCAGCGAAGTTGATCACGACGATCGATGAGATGCTGGATACGATCATCGGCATGAAACGTTAG
- a CDS encoding flagellar basal body L-ring protein FlgH — MNKRFLLRFDLGVLLLTALVTVMSVNTVSAQSLWKEETSKPMVADKKARAVGDIVTILIQESNTTSKEQGTQTAKKSGVDASIASFLYGPAASGLLTKGGKYPAMKFSSSTDFDGGGKISNSEKITARISVRVIEVMPNGNLMLEGTRQTSFSGESQEAILRGVVRTEDVAANNTVYSYQLADATIKFISKGTLSDSQKKGWFNRVWDKVSPF, encoded by the coding sequence ATGAACAAACGATTCTTGTTACGCTTTGATCTGGGTGTGCTGCTGCTGACGGCACTTGTGACGGTGATGTCTGTGAACACGGTGAGTGCGCAGTCTCTCTGGAAAGAGGAGACGAGCAAGCCGATGGTCGCGGACAAGAAAGCGCGGGCGGTGGGTGATATCGTCACGATCCTGATCCAGGAAAGCAACACGACGAGCAAGGAGCAGGGCACGCAGACGGCGAAGAAGTCGGGCGTGGATGCGAGCATCGCGTCGTTCCTCTACGGTCCGGCAGCGAGCGGGTTGCTGACAAAGGGCGGCAAGTATCCGGCGATGAAGTTCTCTTCGAGCACGGATTTCGATGGCGGCGGCAAGATTAGCAATTCTGAGAAGATCACAGCGCGCATCTCAGTGCGGGTGATCGAGGTGATGCCAAACGGCAACCTGATGTTGGAAGGCACGCGGCAGACTTCGTTCTCCGGTGAGAGCCAGGAAGCCATCTTACGTGGTGTGGTGCGTACGGAAGATGTGGCGGCGAACAATACGGTTTACAGCTATCAACTGGCGGATGCGACGATCAAGTTCATCTCCAAGGGCACGCTCTCGGATTCGCAGAAGAAGGGCTGGTTCAATCGTGTGTGGGACAAGGTTTCGCCGTTCTAA
- a CDS encoding rod-binding protein — MEITAFQRQVNATQLPLEKLADNKDLSEAQKVNEVSRQFEAVLLRQILAQAQKPMFGGALESNSSQTSIYKDMLVNTMAEQISQSGTFGLGRNLAPQLSRELKATQEAAKISSEQNGND; from the coding sequence ATGGAAATCACAGCTTTCCAACGTCAGGTGAATGCGACGCAGCTTCCGCTGGAGAAGCTGGCGGATAACAAAGATTTGTCCGAGGCGCAGAAGGTCAACGAGGTGAGCCGCCAGTTCGAGGCAGTGTTGCTGCGGCAAATCCTGGCGCAGGCGCAGAAGCCGATGTTTGGTGGTGCGTTGGAATCTAACTCATCCCAGACCTCCATCTACAAGGACATGCTGGTGAACACGATGGCTGAACAGATCAGCCAGTCGGGAACTTTTGGTTTGGGTCGCAATCTGGCTCCGCAACTCTCGCGTGAGCTGAAGGCGACCCAGGAAGCCGCGAAAATTTCTTCTGAACAAAATGGAAACGATTAA
- the motA gene encoding flagellar motor stator protein MotA translates to MIVIIGAVLVTISVLGGFMLAGGHVAVLWQLSEVIVICGAALGALIIMSPKKVLMDMVKQIIGTLKGTPYSKTAYEELFKALYELFMLGRRNGMIALEEHVMNPHSSSIFTKYPAFVNNHHAVDLLCNGLKPLIDGKVKPDQLKMLMEVELDGMEDEHHQPIDVLTKAADAMPGFGIVAAVLGIVVTMGSISGPIEEIGHHVAAALVGTFLGILISYGFLNPLAVNMTFLGQSEMAYFRAIATAVSGFAGGMAPIMAVEVARRSLSSDVKPSAESLEEMLKNIGK, encoded by the coding sequence ATGATTGTCATCATCGGAGCAGTCTTGGTCACGATATCCGTTCTTGGCGGCTTTATGCTCGCGGGCGGACATGTGGCGGTGCTGTGGCAGCTCTCAGAAGTCATCGTCATCTGCGGTGCAGCCTTGGGTGCTCTGATCATCATGTCACCCAAAAAGGTGCTGATGGACATGGTGAAACAGATCATCGGCACGTTGAAGGGCACGCCTTACAGCAAGACTGCTTATGAAGAGCTTTTCAAGGCGCTCTATGAACTGTTCATGCTGGGACGACGTAATGGCATGATCGCGCTGGAAGAGCATGTGATGAACCCGCATTCATCGAGCATCTTCACGAAGTATCCGGCGTTCGTGAACAATCATCATGCGGTGGATCTTTTGTGCAACGGCCTGAAGCCGTTGATCGACGGCAAGGTGAAGCCGGACCAGCTTAAGATGCTGATGGAGGTGGAACTGGACGGCATGGAAGACGAGCATCACCAGCCGATCGATGTGTTGACGAAGGCGGCGGATGCGATGCCGGGCTTCGGTATCGTGGCAGCGGTGTTGGGCATCGTGGTGACAATGGGTTCCATTTCCGGGCCGATCGAAGAGATAGGTCATCACGTGGCCGCAGCGCTGGTGGGAACGTTCCTCGGTATTTTGATCTCTTACGGATTTCTCAATCCCTTGGCGGTGAACATGACTTTTCTCGGACAATCGGAAATGGCGTATTTTCGCGCCATCGCCACGGCGGTTTCCGGCTTTGCCGGTGGCATGGCACCGATCATGGCGGTGGAAGTGGCGCGCCGCAGTTTGAGCAGTGATGTGAAGCCATCGGCGGAGTCGCTGGAAGAAATGCTCAAGAACATCGGCAAGTAA
- the flgG gene encoding flagellar basal-body rod protein FlgG, producing MLRALYSSAAGMQSQQTNLDVIANNLANVNTTGFKKSKTEFQDLLYQTSRAPGAEQGAGNQLPTGVQIGHGSRLVATSKIFTTGELTQTGERLDVAIQGDGFFEVQMPDGTRAYSRDGALKTASDGRITTSDGLVLQGGFQPIAAGTTSISISPTGEVTTNGANGQQTFRVQLVRFANPSGLESAGRNLYRETAASGQAELGNPGENGFGELQQGFLEMSNVKVVEEMVNMIVAQRAYEVNSKAVQAADEMMQISNGLRR from the coding sequence ATGTTACGCGCACTTTATTCTTCAGCGGCGGGCATGCAGTCCCAGCAGACGAATCTCGACGTCATCGCGAACAACCTCGCGAACGTCAACACGACGGGCTTCAAGAAGTCGAAGACGGAGTTCCAAGATCTGCTTTACCAGACATCGCGTGCGCCCGGGGCGGAGCAGGGTGCAGGCAATCAATTGCCCACGGGTGTGCAGATCGGTCATGGCTCGCGATTGGTGGCGACTTCCAAGATTTTTACGACGGGTGAGCTGACGCAGACGGGGGAACGTCTCGATGTGGCGATCCAAGGTGATGGCTTCTTCGAAGTGCAGATGCCGGATGGAACGCGCGCTTACAGCCGCGATGGTGCGCTGAAGACGGCGTCGGATGGACGCATCACGACAAGTGATGGCTTGGTGTTGCAAGGCGGCTTTCAGCCGATCGCTGCGGGAACGACTTCCATCAGCATCTCCCCAACGGGTGAGGTGACGACGAATGGTGCGAATGGGCAGCAGACGTTCCGGGTGCAATTGGTACGGTTCGCGAATCCGTCCGGTTTGGAAAGCGCGGGCCGCAACCTGTATCGCGAAACGGCGGCTTCCGGTCAGGCGGAGCTGGGCAATCCGGGTGAGAATGGTTTCGGTGAACTGCAACAGGGTTTCTTGGAAATGTCCAACGTGAAGGTCGTGGAAGAAATGGTGAACATGATCGTGGCCCAGCGCGCTTACGAGGTGAACTCGAAGGCAGTGCAGGCAGCGGATGAGATGATGCAGATCAGCAACGGCCTGCGTCGTTAA
- the flgN gene encoding flagellar export chaperone FlgN: METIKQLIAALREELQQYGEMLARLDEQQDCVLRRAADDLLRTVDEVQNQGVVLAEHRRAREQQQQATALQLGLAADAPLKDIIPLLPDVYRPLVHALMQENNDLLVRVQQRARQNHLLLTRSMELMQNLLGSLVPANNGAAYGQNGNAYARPVGGRALYEAVG, encoded by the coding sequence ATGGAAACGATTAAACAACTGATCGCCGCCTTGCGCGAGGAACTCCAGCAGTACGGCGAGATGCTCGCCCGGCTGGATGAACAGCAGGACTGTGTCTTGCGCCGTGCCGCAGACGATCTGCTCCGCACGGTGGACGAGGTGCAGAATCAAGGCGTGGTGCTGGCGGAACACCGCCGCGCTCGCGAACAACAACAGCAGGCGACTGCTTTGCAGCTCGGCTTGGCGGCGGATGCGCCGTTGAAAGACATCATCCCGCTCCTGCCGGATGTGTATCGGCCACTCGTGCATGCGCTCATGCAGGAGAACAACGATCTGCTGGTGCGCGTGCAACAACGGGCACGGCAGAATCATCTTTTGCTGACGCGTTCCATGGAGCTGATGCAAAACCTGCTGGGTTCTTTGGTTCCGGCGAACAATGGCGCGGCTTACGGGCAAAACGGCAATGCGTATGCGCGGCCAGTGGGTGGACGCGCGCTTTACGAAGCGGTGGGTTAA
- the flgA gene encoding flagellar basal body P-ring formation chaperone FlgA gives MNFRAIILLVLVCVGLGVRVSAAQSSLSLELPAQTQVTGQGVFPRDLFGAALEAPHVSLFEAPAFGKLLVLTRAQVETALVKATGSTNAVQWTGAEKVTIARRSRMFGETEMLEMLTQTLQQAQVRERGELELRLNRSWAEVTVPDEPLTMKVMDLPASGISPYLIVRFELLAGRESAGTWQVAVQAKVWREVIVARQAAMRGLPVTRFEWATERRDVLTMRDALTDLPAPAEVLEVAESIQNGATLTARSLRVRPIINRGKVVDALVQNGALEISVKVEVLEDGLPGQTVRVRNLKSKREFRGKVQNEQTILVTL, from the coding sequence ATGAATTTCAGAGCGATCATCCTTTTAGTGCTGGTGTGTGTGGGGCTGGGCGTGCGTGTTAGCGCCGCCCAGTCCAGTCTTTCGCTCGAGTTACCTGCGCAAACGCAAGTGACCGGACAAGGTGTGTTCCCGCGTGATCTGTTCGGGGCCGCATTGGAAGCGCCGCATGTGAGTCTGTTTGAGGCACCAGCGTTCGGGAAGTTGCTGGTGCTGACGCGGGCGCAAGTTGAAACGGCCTTGGTGAAGGCGACGGGCAGCACGAATGCGGTGCAATGGACGGGGGCGGAGAAAGTGACGATCGCACGTCGCAGCCGGATGTTCGGTGAAACGGAGATGCTGGAGATGCTGACGCAGACGTTGCAGCAGGCGCAGGTGCGCGAGCGTGGGGAGTTGGAGCTGCGGCTGAATCGGAGTTGGGCGGAAGTAACGGTGCCGGATGAGCCTTTGACGATGAAGGTGATGGATCTGCCAGCGAGCGGAATCTCCCCTTACTTGATTGTGCGGTTTGAGTTGCTGGCGGGTCGTGAGAGCGCGGGCACCTGGCAGGTGGCGGTGCAGGCGAAGGTTTGGCGCGAGGTGATCGTGGCGCGGCAGGCGGCGATGCGTGGATTGCCGGTAACGCGGTTTGAGTGGGCGACGGAGCGGCGCGATGTGCTGACGATGCGGGATGCGCTGACGGATTTGCCTGCGCCAGCGGAAGTGCTGGAGGTGGCGGAGAGCATTCAGAATGGTGCGACGTTGACGGCGCGGTCGCTGCGTGTTCGGCCAATCATCAATCGCGGCAAGGTGGTGGATGCGCTGGTGCAGAACGGGGCGTTAGAAATTTCGGTGAAGGTGGAAGTGCTGGAGGACGGTTTGCCGGGGCAGACCGTGCGGGTGCGGAATCTGAAGTCCAAACGTGAATTTCGAGGAAAGGTGCAGAATGAACAAACGATTCTTGTTACGCTTTGA
- a CDS encoding FliA/WhiG family RNA polymerase sigma factor, with translation MTTCVELEDNQTLAADKAPQVASAARRYQPSTPGSQAESDLVEQYLPLVKTVVGRIAMSLPSHVNAEDLYSVGLVGLLNAVRQFNPQGGSSFESYARVRIKGAIYDELRRLDWVPRSVHDKARKVAVVMERLQQSLGRTASDEEVAKALSLTHDEYLELMEEIRPATFVCLDAVQGGEEGSDSSNYELVADEAQNDPVEQASRRELAKIIAERLEQLPEMQRKVLALYYFEDMRLREIAEVFGVTESRICQIHSQAIMAIKNYLQRHEVIGR, from the coding sequence ATGACAACGTGCGTTGAACTTGAAGACAACCAGACTCTCGCCGCGGACAAAGCGCCCCAAGTGGCCAGTGCGGCACGCCGCTACCAGCCAAGCACGCCGGGCAGCCAGGCGGAGTCCGACCTTGTCGAACAATACCTGCCGCTCGTGAAGACGGTGGTGGGCCGCATCGCGATGAGCCTGCCTTCGCACGTGAACGCCGAGGATCTTTACAGCGTGGGCCTCGTGGGACTGCTCAATGCGGTACGCCAGTTCAATCCGCAGGGCGGAAGTTCTTTCGAGAGCTATGCCCGAGTGCGCATCAAGGGTGCGATCTATGATGAGCTGCGCCGCCTCGATTGGGTGCCGCGCTCGGTGCATGACAAGGCGCGCAAGGTGGCGGTGGTGATGGAGCGCCTGCAGCAATCGCTTGGTCGTACAGCAAGCGATGAAGAAGTGGCGAAGGCTCTGAGCCTGACTCATGACGAATATCTTGAACTGATGGAAGAGATCCGGCCAGCAACATTCGTGTGTTTGGATGCTGTTCAAGGTGGCGAAGAAGGCAGTGATTCTTCCAATTACGAACTGGTGGCGGATGAAGCGCAGAACGATCCCGTGGAGCAAGCCTCCCGTCGTGAACTTGCCAAGATCATCGCCGAGCGTCTGGAGCAATTGCCCGAGATGCAGCGCAAGGTGCTCGCACTGTATTATTTTGAAGATATGCGTTTGCGGGAGATCGCCGAAGTGTTCGGGGTGACGGAATCGCGCATCTGCCAGATCCATTCGCAGGCCATCATGGCCATCAAGAATTATCTCCAGCGTCACGAAGTCATCGGCCGTTAA
- a CDS encoding flagellar basal body P-ring protein FlgI, whose product MKHFLTTLLAGLLMLGAAQVQAASRIKDIAMVSGARENQLVGYGLVVGLAGDGDKDPAYTVQSMANMLQRFGVTVPSATLSSKNVAAVMVTADIPAFVKNGTRLDVTVSAIGDAKTLQGGVLLQTPLMGADGKVYAVAQGALAVGGFIGGSGGAGGATVQKNHPTVAQITGGALVEKEIATQIVRDDEVELLLRDPDFTSAARMAEAINKVFPNSASAVDTSSVRVQVPPGHSERPVDFIARLEAIEVVPDIPARIIINERTGTIVATSKIRIAACAVSHGELTINVASSLDVSQPNPLSQTGSTVVTPRTDTKVSEDKGRLIALEDMPTIDKVAAGLNAIGVTPRDMMAIFQAMKQAGALQAELILR is encoded by the coding sequence ATGAAACATTTTCTCACAACTTTGCTGGCCGGGTTGCTGATGCTGGGCGCTGCTCAAGTACAGGCGGCCTCGCGCATCAAGGATATCGCGATGGTGTCCGGTGCGCGTGAGAACCAATTGGTCGGTTACGGCTTGGTAGTCGGTTTGGCGGGAGATGGTGATAAAGACCCGGCTTATACAGTGCAGAGCATGGCGAACATGCTGCAACGGTTCGGGGTGACAGTGCCTTCCGCGACGTTGTCTTCCAAGAATGTGGCGGCGGTGATGGTGACGGCGGATATCCCAGCGTTCGTGAAAAACGGCACGCGCCTGGATGTGACGGTGTCGGCCATCGGTGATGCGAAGACGTTGCAGGGCGGTGTGTTGTTGCAGACGCCGCTCATGGGTGCGGATGGGAAAGTCTATGCAGTGGCGCAAGGCGCGCTGGCGGTCGGTGGATTCATCGGCGGATCGGGCGGTGCGGGTGGAGCGACGGTGCAGAAGAATCATCCGACAGTGGCGCAGATCACTGGCGGAGCGCTGGTGGAAAAAGAGATCGCCACGCAGATCGTACGGGATGATGAGGTGGAATTGCTATTGCGCGATCCGGATTTCACCTCGGCTGCGCGTATGGCGGAGGCGATCAACAAGGTGTTTCCGAACAGTGCCTCGGCGGTTGATACGAGTTCTGTGCGGGTGCAAGTGCCGCCGGGACATTCGGAACGGCCGGTGGATTTCATCGCACGTCTCGAAGCCATCGAAGTGGTGCCGGATATTCCAGCGCGTATCATCATCAATGAACGCACGGGGACGATCGTGGCGACTTCCAAGATACGCATCGCAGCGTGTGCGGTGTCGCACGGTGAACTGACGATCAATGTGGCTTCCTCGCTAGATGTTTCGCAGCCGAATCCGTTGAGCCAGACGGGCAGCACGGTGGTGACGCCACGGACGGATACGAAGGTGAGCGAGGACAAGGGACGGCTCATCGCGCTGGAAGACATGCCGACGATCGACAAGGTGGCGGCGGGATTGAATGCCATCGGCGTGACGCCGCGTGACATGATGGCGATCTTTCAAGCGATGAAACAGGCAGGGGCTTTGCAGGCAGAACTCATTTTGCGCTGA